One part of the Acidobacteriota bacterium genome encodes these proteins:
- a CDS encoding UDP-glucose/GDP-mannose dehydrogenase family protein: protein MKLAVVGSGYVGLVVGACLAENGNEVACVDNNAAKIAMLDRGEIPIYEPGLEELVRRNRAEKRLHFTTMLAGAVREAQLVFIAVGTPPGEDGSADLTHVLEVARAVARALRGYTVVVTKSTVPVGTARRVREAMAAETDEPFSVVSNPEFLKQGAAIDDFMRPDRVVVGAEDDRAATLMRQLYAPFTRTGAPILVMDCASAELSKYAANAMLATRVSFMNEIANVCELVGADVDEVRGVVATDRRIGSSFLFPGIGYGGSCFPKDVRALVNSARDAGYDCRIIEAVEAVNDTQKLRIVAKVREHFGSLEGKTIAVWGLAFKPRTDDMREAPSIPTISGLLDAGARVQAYDPEAEQTARAIFGDRIVYAPHSYDALQAADALAIVTEWNEFREPDFGRMRSLMRQPVIFDGRNIYAVEQMRAEGFTYHSIGR from the coding sequence ATGAAACTGGCGGTGGTTGGAAGCGGGTATGTCGGTCTGGTGGTGGGGGCGTGTCTGGCCGAAAACGGTAACGAAGTGGCCTGTGTCGATAACAACGCGGCGAAGATCGCCATGCTCGACCGGGGGGAAATCCCCATTTACGAACCCGGCCTCGAGGAGCTGGTCCGCCGCAACCGGGCGGAGAAGCGCCTCCACTTCACGACGATGCTTGCCGGCGCCGTCCGGGAGGCGCAACTGGTCTTCATTGCTGTCGGGACGCCGCCGGGGGAGGATGGATCGGCCGATCTGACGCATGTTCTGGAGGTGGCTCGCGCCGTGGCAAGGGCGCTTCGCGGGTACACCGTCGTCGTCACGAAGAGCACCGTGCCGGTGGGCACCGCCCGGCGAGTGCGTGAAGCGATGGCGGCCGAGACCGACGAGCCGTTCAGCGTCGTCAGCAATCCGGAGTTTCTGAAGCAGGGGGCGGCGATCGACGATTTCATGCGGCCCGACCGAGTGGTGGTCGGCGCCGAGGACGATCGGGCGGCGACGTTGATGCGGCAGTTGTATGCGCCCTTCACCCGGACCGGCGCGCCGATCCTGGTGATGGACTGCGCAAGCGCCGAGTTGAGCAAGTACGCGGCGAACGCCATGCTGGCGACCCGCGTGTCGTTCATGAACGAGATCGCCAATGTCTGCGAGCTGGTCGGAGCCGATGTGGACGAAGTGCGGGGCGTCGTCGCTACGGACCGCCGGATCGGCAGCTCGTTCCTCTTTCCCGGGATCGGCTACGGGGGCAGTTGTTTTCCCAAGGACGTGCGCGCGTTGGTCAACTCGGCGCGTGACGCCGGCTACGACTGCCGCATCATCGAGGCGGTCGAAGCGGTCAACGACACGCAGAAGCTGCGAATAGTCGCCAAGGTCCGCGAGCACTTCGGGTCGCTGGAGGGAAAGACCATCGCCGTCTGGGGGTTGGCGTTCAAGCCGCGCACCGACGACATGCGCGAGGCGCCGTCGATTCCGACAATCTCGGGTCTGCTCGATGCCGGCGCGCGCGTACAGGCGTACGACCCGGAGGCGGAGCAGACCGCCCGCGCGATCTTCGGTGACCGGATCGTGTATGCGCCGCACAGCTACGACGCGCTCCAGGCCGCCGATGCGCTCGCCATCGTGACCGAATGGAACGAG